The following proteins are co-located in the Fructilactobacillus carniphilus genome:
- a CDS encoding sulfite exporter TauE/SafE family protein, translating into MFNSIVIMLGVGVLVGILGAILGIGGGMIITPVLTLGMGLDIKYAIGASLIAVIATSSGATIAYLRDNVLNLRVAMFLEIATSVGAIVGALLTGVLNPIFLYILFGFLLFFSGANMVRKLWGKNSDQITHTDDKLAKDLRLSGSYYDKNLHKEIDYGVTNVPTGFGIMFGAGVASGLLGIGSGAFKVIAMDTFMKMPLKPSSSTSNLMMGVTAAASATIYFFNGSILPQIAVPLALGIIVGAAIGSRVMQIMPTRLMRIIFIPILLYLGLQMILKGFGVTI; encoded by the coding sequence ATGTTCAATAGTATTGTGATTATGCTGGGCGTCGGCGTCTTAGTCGGCATCCTCGGCGCCATCTTAGGAATCGGAGGCGGAATGATTATCACTCCAGTTCTGACCCTCGGAATGGGACTAGATATCAAGTATGCAATTGGAGCCAGTCTAATCGCGGTGATTGCCACCAGTTCAGGTGCTACGATTGCATATCTGCGCGATAACGTCTTAAACCTCCGAGTGGCCATGTTTTTGGAAATTGCGACGTCAGTTGGGGCCATCGTTGGTGCTCTCTTAACTGGAGTGCTGAACCCCATCTTCCTCTACATTTTGTTCGGTTTCCTGTTGTTCTTTTCTGGAGCCAACATGGTTCGTAAACTCTGGGGGAAAAATAGTGATCAAATTACCCATACCGATGACAAGCTTGCCAAGGACCTCCGGCTCAGCGGTTCGTACTACGACAAAAATCTCCACAAGGAAATTGACTACGGTGTGACGAACGTACCGACTGGTTTTGGAATTATGTTTGGAGCTGGCGTAGCCAGTGGGTTGCTAGGTATTGGTTCGGGGGCTTTTAAAGTCATCGCCATGGATACCTTTATGAAGATGCCACTCAAACCATCCAGTTCAACTAGTAACCTGATGATGGGAGTCACGGCCGCTGCTAGTGCCACCATTTACTTCTTTAACGGTTCGATTCTGCCCCAGATTGCGGTACCACTCGCCCTCGGCATCATCGTTGGCGCCGCCATTGGTTCCCGGGTCATGCAGATTATGCCGACCCGCTTGATGCGGATTATTTTCATTCCAATTCTCTTGTACCTCGGATTACAAATGATTTTAAAAGGATTTGGGGTGACCATCTAA
- a CDS encoding phosphatase PAP2 family protein, with product MMIKRDPSRHYKLIISGLITLILVLAIKFNWGFINFLDMIGVGIAQQWNSNFWTSFFTIVSFIASPKMDVVWMILLAFILWGCRARIPALFSLCLLVGGDALGFVVKNLVGRARPVMHLAKDTGYSFPSGHVLGTMLVLSVVWIILVPMINEKNSMWIVRTILVIWLIMVMISRVYLNAHFLTDVIGAVTLAYFWLQIAEYLYVWNAPSLAQAKLFQRSNY from the coding sequence ATGATGATTAAAAGAGATCCAAGTCGTCACTATAAACTGATTATTTCAGGGTTAATTACCCTGATTTTAGTACTTGCAATCAAGTTTAACTGGGGCTTCATTAACTTTTTAGATATGATTGGAGTGGGAATAGCCCAACAATGGAACTCGAACTTTTGGACGAGTTTCTTCACAATCGTGAGTTTCATTGCCAGTCCGAAAATGGACGTAGTGTGGATGATTCTGTTGGCCTTCATTCTTTGGGGCTGCCGGGCAAGAATTCCGGCGCTGTTCTCACTATGTTTGTTGGTTGGGGGTGACGCATTGGGCTTTGTCGTAAAGAACTTGGTGGGTCGTGCTCGTCCGGTCATGCACTTAGCCAAGGACACGGGTTACAGCTTCCCAAGTGGGCATGTCTTAGGGACGATGCTGGTCTTAAGCGTCGTCTGGATTATCTTAGTGCCTATGATTAACGAGAAAAATAGTATGTGGATTGTGCGCACTATCTTGGTAATTTGGTTAATTATGGTCATGATTTCCCGGGTTTACCTCAACGCGCACTTCCTTACAGACGTGATCGGAGCAGTTACTTTGGCTTACTTCTGGCTGCAAATTGCAGAATATCTATACGTTTGGAATGCTCCCAGCTTAGCGCAAGCAAAGTTGTTCCAGCGCAGTAATTACTAA
- a CDS encoding LysR family transcriptional regulator — MNRFAVLQKIIETGSFTRAAHELGYTQSSVSQTVANLEAEFNVRLLQRSRRGVRLTLAGKKLYPEFQQLLRQYETAHTLADQINGLETGTVRIGASNSTSRYWLPGLIKGFEAQHPHVHFTLYQGDYDEILADVKRGKADLGFIKQTLTQGLFTSPLKRERLVAVMAPDHPLANQSVVSLADLKAHSNNIILIPEGLHSDVRSAFEKIGINPEIKDQIQDDYTVMAMVEAGLGVSLVSELMVGNSDFNIKTAPTEPEIVQDIEIAYQNPTGLSLASTHFLKYVISQRDQLA, encoded by the coding sequence ATGAATCGCTTTGCCGTCTTACAAAAAATCATCGAAACGGGTAGTTTCACGCGCGCTGCCCACGAGTTGGGCTACACTCAGTCATCCGTTAGTCAAACCGTGGCAAACCTAGAAGCCGAATTTAACGTCCGGCTATTACAACGATCCCGGCGGGGGGTTCGCTTAACGCTCGCGGGGAAAAAACTGTATCCCGAATTCCAACAACTATTACGTCAGTACGAAACAGCCCACACACTGGCTGACCAAATCAACGGTTTAGAAACCGGAACCGTCCGCATTGGAGCCAGTAACAGTACCTCCCGTTACTGGCTCCCGGGCTTAATTAAGGGCTTTGAAGCCCAACATCCCCACGTACATTTCACCCTGTATCAGGGCGATTACGATGAAATCCTCGCAGACGTCAAGCGGGGCAAGGCGGACCTCGGTTTTATCAAGCAGACCCTCACCCAAGGACTATTCACCAGTCCGCTCAAACGCGAGCGACTGGTTGCGGTCATGGCCCCGGATCACCCCCTGGCCAACCAATCAGTGGTCAGCCTCGCCGACCTCAAAGCCCATTCAAACAACATCATCCTAATCCCCGAGGGATTGCACAGTGACGTTAGGTCTGCCTTTGAAAAAATTGGTATCAATCCCGAGATTAAGGATCAGATTCAAGACGATTACACCGTGATGGCAATGGTGGAAGCCGGTTTGGGAGTTAGTCTCGTTTCCGAATTAATGGTTGGTAACTCCGATTTCAACATTAAGACCGCCCCCACGGAACCAGAGATTGTCCAAGATATTGAAATTGCCTACCAAAATCCAACTGGGCTCTCCCTCGCCAGTACCCATTTTCTCAAATACGTCATCTCGCAGCGAGATCAGTTAGCCTAA
- a CDS encoding APC family permease produces MRNRIFKQESVTNYMKADARLKRTLGAWDLVALGIGAVIGTGIFILPGHEAAQHAGPAVAIAFLLAALLSGVVGMAYAEFSSAMPIAGSAYSFGTVVYGEIVGWIIGWALILEYFLAVSAEATGFAAYFNNNLLAPLGVKLPAALQAGPLEGGVVNVTAVLIILVIALIIAKGADLSKKVENTAVVVKVAIIIVFIGLGVFYIKSSNYVPFYPKQFHGAPFGLGGISTAAATVFFAFIGFDALAANSAETINPKRNVVRGILGTVLIAVVLYVAFSLVLVGMVHYTQLNVDDPAAYALHVVHLDGWNKLITIGALFGIFTAMVTMFFGGSRLVYALGRDGLLSKKMGQVDKKTNVPKNAVLIALIVQAFFAGVVPLEQLASLINAGTLLAFACISFGIIPLRKRKDIPNDGFKMPWYPVLPILAGLCSIYFIIMLPNATKLAVGLWIVIGLIVYFAYGVWHSKLQQRDQAE; encoded by the coding sequence ATGCGGAATCGAATTTTTAAACAAGAATCAGTTACTAATTACATGAAGGCCGACGCGCGGTTAAAGCGGACGCTTGGGGCATGGGACTTGGTCGCACTAGGAATTGGAGCGGTGATTGGAACTGGAATCTTTATTTTGCCGGGTCACGAAGCGGCGCAACACGCCGGGCCGGCGGTTGCAATTGCTTTCTTACTGGCAGCTTTACTGTCGGGGGTCGTGGGCATGGCATATGCCGAATTTTCCTCCGCCATGCCGATTGCGGGGTCGGCCTACTCGTTTGGAACGGTGGTCTACGGTGAAATTGTCGGCTGGATTATCGGGTGGGCGCTAATCTTGGAGTACTTCTTGGCGGTTTCTGCCGAAGCAACCGGGTTTGCCGCCTACTTTAACAACAACTTGTTGGCTCCCCTTGGGGTGAAATTACCTGCTGCATTGCAGGCTGGTCCGCTCGAAGGAGGAGTGGTGAACGTGACGGCTGTCCTGATTATTTTGGTGATTGCCTTAATCATCGCCAAGGGGGCGGATCTCTCGAAGAAGGTGGAAAACACCGCCGTGGTGGTAAAAGTGGCCATTATCATTGTCTTTATTGGTCTTGGCGTCTTTTACATTAAGTCCAGTAACTACGTGCCGTTTTATCCGAAACAATTTCACGGTGCTCCCTTCGGACTCGGAGGAATTTCAACCGCGGCAGCCACCGTGTTCTTTGCCTTCATTGGGTTTGACGCGTTGGCTGCCAACTCAGCGGAAACGATTAACCCGAAACGCAACGTGGTCCGCGGGATTTTGGGGACCGTGTTAATTGCGGTGGTCCTGTACGTGGCCTTTTCGTTGGTCTTGGTTGGAATGGTACACTACACGCAACTAAACGTTGATGATCCGGCTGCCTACGCCCTGCACGTTGTCCACCTCGACGGCTGGAACAAGTTGATTACAATTGGAGCACTGTTTGGCATTTTTACCGCCATGGTAACGATGTTCTTTGGGGGTTCCCGGTTGGTCTATGCGCTGGGTCGTGACGGTTTGCTTTCCAAGAAAATGGGCCAGGTAGATAAAAAGACGAACGTGCCTAAGAACGCCGTGCTAATTGCCCTGATTGTGCAAGCCTTCTTTGCCGGAGTGGTACCACTGGAACAACTGGCTTCACTAATTAACGCCGGAACGTTGCTGGCCTTTGCCTGCATTTCCTTTGGCATTATTCCGCTGCGAAAGCGCAAGGACATCCCGAACGATGGGTTTAAGATGCCGTGGTACCCAGTCCTTCCAATTCTGGCCGGATTGTGTAGTATCTACTTCATCATCATGCTGCCGAATGCAACCAAGCTGGCGGTTGGATTGTGGATTGTGATTGGACTAATCGTGTACTTTGCCTATGGGGTGTGGCATTCGAAGTTGCAACAACGAGATCAAGCTGAGTGA
- a CDS encoding MFS transporter, with protein sequence MKKLLLYNGFSNVMLEVIVWMIYLKEQGWSVAEIAFLEGLFTIAQAAFEFPAGVISDRIGHKAALLMGETVCILYLTTYFFPSIHWLIYLGMILFALGLALISGTDVSLVYETVAKEEQPQYLKALGYFNFVGILAMALGNAAGGIIASYSWSLLFGLSIEVRVLSGFLVLGIDGQALQESSAPTFKSVLHNFAAFLVHERRFRFLVVAMSCSAAAVTLSYQYGPLILQELHFSTQMISVLFGLLAVVAAGLVLVVERLTRFISAPTLIMGLQILSLGLFAAFLLHNHVIIVIGLVVINIVFEMWHLLFENQMQTLTYEQTRASAFSLATFSESVILTVGSALVSLLTTKMELVNVVSYLGMFLLAVALLSLWVGWHRESK encoded by the coding sequence ATGAAAAAATTATTACTGTACAACGGCTTTTCAAACGTCATGTTAGAAGTAATTGTCTGGATGATCTATCTCAAGGAGCAGGGTTGGTCCGTAGCCGAAATTGCTTTTCTAGAGGGACTTTTTACCATTGCACAGGCCGCATTTGAGTTTCCGGCGGGGGTCATTTCAGATCGAATTGGGCATAAAGCGGCTTTGCTGATGGGAGAAACGGTCTGTATTTTGTACCTCACGACGTATTTTTTTCCTTCCATTCACTGGTTAATTTATCTGGGCATGATTTTGTTTGCGTTAGGACTGGCGTTAATTTCTGGAACCGACGTTTCCTTGGTGTATGAAACGGTGGCAAAGGAAGAGCAACCTCAGTATTTAAAAGCTCTAGGTTACTTTAACTTTGTTGGCATTTTGGCAATGGCCCTCGGAAATGCAGCGGGAGGAATTATTGCGAGTTATTCGTGGTCACTCTTATTTGGACTGTCAATCGAAGTTCGAGTTCTTTCTGGATTCTTAGTTTTGGGAATTGATGGGCAAGCGCTGCAAGAAAGTTCAGCGCCTACGTTTAAAAGCGTGCTGCACAATTTTGCCGCTTTTTTAGTTCACGAACGCAGATTTCGCTTCTTGGTGGTGGCCATGAGTTGTTCTGCGGCCGCCGTGACGTTAAGCTACCAATACGGTCCCTTAATTCTGCAAGAACTGCATTTTTCCACGCAGATGATTTCCGTGCTCTTTGGGTTGTTAGCGGTGGTGGCTGCCGGTTTGGTGCTAGTGGTGGAACGATTAACGCGTTTCATTTCCGCTCCCACGTTAATTATGGGGTTGCAAATCCTTAGTTTGGGACTTTTTGCGGCTTTCTTACTGCATAATCACGTTATTATTGTGATTGGCTTGGTCGTCATTAACATCGTTTTTGAAATGTGGCATTTGCTGTTTGAAAACCAGATGCAAACGTTGACCTATGAACAAACCCGGGCTTCGGCTTTTTCGTTAGCCACTTTCTCTGAATCGGTCATCTTGACGGTGGGGTCTGCGCTAGTAAGCCTCTTAACTACGAAAATGGAGCTGGTGAATGTGGTTAGTTATTTGGGGATGTTTCTACTAGCGGTTGCATTGCTAAGTTTATGGGTCGGCTGGCACCGTGAATCTAAATAA